In the Arachis ipaensis cultivar K30076 chromosome B10, Araip1.1, whole genome shotgun sequence genome, one interval contains:
- the LOC107624447 gene encoding cation/calcium exchanger 2-like, protein MGHYTLLLNTCFLIVVCAFMVVHLQLPEVVDVDNHTDNSFSNITTDQDCNSLHNHDDYKHKCLYLKSNDPCVSQGYIDYLFFFYCKLGRFPLLGYTLLILWLLVLFYMLANTTCQYFCPSLENLSKFLRLSPTIAGVTLLSLGNGASDVFSSLVSFQGSGTQSIGFNTVLGGVSFVTCVVVGLVSISIRNKSVGVIKSAFVRDVCFLFLVLLFLFSILISGEINVLGAVGFTLLYGLYVVVVYVSSTRWKDGCGGEGVVGVVGVDGVADIAENLNVQLLNSIEKGFIDENEMNDVKEKRNWCLGSSIWRNSLYALEMPLYLPRRLTIPVVCEENWSKPFAVGSVILAPVLLCVIWVPFNRENFMNTFMIYGIGLLIGIVLGIAAILTTNMSAPPPRKWLFPWLAGGFLMSVTWSYISAQELVGLLVSIGYICGISPSILGLTVLAWGNSLGDLMTNLTLAINGGSEGAQIAISGCYAGPIFNTLVGLGLSLVTCTWSQYPQNVVITKDLYLWETMGFLVIGLIWALVVLIRKDMKLNGLLGVGLLVIYFVSLFLRLVQTKGSLDLDQF, encoded by the coding sequence ATGGGTCACTACACTTTGTTGTTGAACACTTGTTTTCTTATAGTGGTGTGTGCCTTCATGGTTGTTCATTTGCAACTTCCTGAAGTTGTCGATGTGGACAACCACACCGACAACTCTTTCTCTAACATAACAACCGACCAAGATTGCAACAGTTTGCACAACCATGACGACTACAAACACAAGTGTCTGTACCTCAAATCCAACGATCCATGCGTGTCTCAGGGCTACATCGATtaccttttcttcttctattgcAAGCTTGGGAGGTTCCCTCTTTTAGGTTACACTCTATTGATACTTTGGCTCCTTGTTTTGTTTTACATGTTGGCAAACACTACTTGTCAGTATTTTTGTCCTTCACTTGAAAATCTTTCAAAGTTTCTCAGGTTGTCGCCAACAATTGCTGGGGTGACTCTTCTCTCCCTTGGCAATGGTGCCAGTGATGTCTTCTCAAGCCTTGTTTCTTTCCAAGGTAGTGGGACCCAAAGCATTGGCTTCAACACTGTTCTTGGTGGGGTTTCTTTTGTCACTTGTGTTGTTGTGGGCCTAGTTAGCATTTCAATACGTAACAAGAGTGTTGGGGTTATCAAATCTGCGTTTGTGAGGGAtgtttgctttctctttctcgttcttttgttcttgtttagCATCTTGATCAGTGGTGAGATCAATGTTCTTGGTGCAGTTGGTTTTACTCTTTTGTATGGGTTGTATGTGGTTGTTGTTTACGTGTCTTCCACGCGATGGAAGGATGGTTGTGGTGGCGAAGGGGTTGTCGGGGTTGTCGGGGTTGATGGTGTTGCTGATATTGCTGAAAATCTGAACGTGCAGCTTCTGAATTCCATTGAGAAAGGTTTTATTGATGAAAATGAAATGAATGATGTTAAAGAAAAGAGGAACTGGTGTTTGGGATCTTCAATATGGCGAAATTCCCTTTATGCCCTTGAGATGCCACTTTACTTGCCAAGGAGGTTGACAATTCCGGTTGTTTGTGAAGAAAATTGGTCAAAGCCATTTGCTGTGGGTTCAGTGATTTTGGCACCGGTTCTGTTATGTGTAATTTGGGTTCCTTTTAATCGAGAAAATTTTATGAACACCTTTATGATCTATGGGATCGGTTTATTAATTGGAATTGTACTTGGAATAGCGGCAATTTTAACTACAAATATGTCGGCGCCGCCGCCGCGGAAGTGGTTGTTTCCGTGGCTTGCCGGAGGGTTTCTGATGAGTGTGACTTGGAGTTACATTTCAGCTCAAGAATTGGTAGGGTTGCTAGTTTCAATTGGATACATTTgtggaattagtccttcaattctAGGGTTAACGGTTCTTGCTTGGGGGAATTCACTTGGGGATTTAATGACGAATTTAACCCTGGCTATAAATGGTGGATCTGAGGGTGCTCAAATTGCAATTTCAGGTTGCTATGCTGGCCCAATATTTAATACTCTTGTTGGGTTGGGTTTGTCTCTTGTTACTTGCACTTGGTCACAGTACCCACAAAATGTTGTCATCACTAAAGATTTATATCTATGGGAGACAATGGGATTTTTGGTCATTGGATTAATTTGGGCACTTGTGGTTTTGATTAGAAAAGATATGAAACTTAATGGACTTTTGGGAGTGGGGCTTTTGGTAATTTACTTCGTTTCTCTATTTCTGAGGCTAGTTCAGACTAAAGGGTCTCTAGATCTAGACCAATTCTAA